The genome window GTTGATCGAGGCGCTCCGGCCCGACATCTACGCCAAGGGCGGTGACTACTCCTCGCAGATGCTTGCCGAGGCGCCCGTTGTGGAGCGCTGCGGTGGAACGGTGCGCATCCTGGACTACGTGCCGGAGCGTTCCACCACCGCCGTGGTCGAAAAGATCCGGACGCTCCCTGTTGAGTCGACAGCCAATTCGACTGCCCACTCGACAGTCGAGTCAGTGGTTGACTCGGCCGTTGGTTCACCCGCTGCTCCGCCGTCCGCTCCTACGGGTGTGCAGTGAGCCGTCGTTGGTCGGGGGAGTGGGGGCATGCGCACGGGCACGGGGAGGACCGGCCGGAACTCGAGGTCCTCATTCCTTCCTTCGGGCGACCCGCGGAACTGGCTGTCACGCTCTCGGGGCTCGCTGCCCAGGACGGCCCGGACTTTGCGGTGATCCTGAGCGACCAGAGCGGGGAACCGGTCTGGCAGGAGCCGGCCGTGCAAGCAATGGTGCGGCTTCTGCGTGCCCAGGGGCGTCCGGTTCGACTGGAGCGGAACGTGCCACGGCGGGGGCTTGCACAGCAGCGTCAGTTCCTGCTGGAGTTGTCCGCTGCGCCGGAGGTCCTCTTCCTGGACAACGATGTCTGGCTGGAGCCGGGCATGCTGGCGCGCATGCACGAGGCGCTCGCGTCATCCGGGTGCGGCTTTGTCGGCGCGGCGGTGCAGGGCCTTTCCTACCTGGACGACTACCGGGAACACGAGCTTCAGCCGCTTGAACTGTGGGACGGCCCAGTAGAGCCCGAGCGCATTCGCCCGGGTGCTCCCGGTTTTGAGCGTTGGACGCTGCACAACGCCGCAAACCTGGTCCACGCGGCAGCCGCCCTGGATGTTCCGGAAGGCGGCTGGCGTCTCTACAAGGTTGCCTGGGTAGGCGCATGCGTGCTGTTCAACCGGGAAGTACTGACGGAGTGCGGAGGCTTCGACTTCTGGGAGCAGCTCCCAACCGAGCATGCCGGCGAAGACGTAGCTGCGCAGTGGCGCGTGATGGAGCGGTACGGGGGCGCCGGGATCCTGCCGTCCGGCGCGGTGCACCTTGAATCTCCCACCACCATCCCGGACCGTTCAACCGATGCGCCGTCAGTGGTCCTCGCGGACAAGCACTAGGCCACGGACACGCCGAACGCCAGTCCGAGCAGGTAGGTTGCCGCAGCAGCACCCAGTCCGATGGCGAGTTGCCGCAGGGCCCGCTTGAGCGGGGAGGCGCCGGAGAGAAGCCCGACGACGGCGCCGGTCGCCAAGAGCGCCAGACCCACGAGCGTGCACGCAACGATGACGGCGGTCACTCCCGTCAACCCGAACAGGTAGGGCAAAACGGGGATGATCGCGCCCGAGGCGAAGAAGCAGAAGCTTGCCGCCGCGGCGCCCATCCCGGTTCCCACTGTCTCGTGCTCGTCCTGCTGCTCTTCACGTTCCGGGTGCAGCGACAGGCTGGGATCGCAGTCACAGCTGAACTGGCCCATCCGTTCAGCCGCCCGGTGTTCTGCCGCCTCCAGCGACATGCCACGCGCCCGGTACACCAGCACCAGCTCGTTCGCGTCGATGTCCAGTTCCTTGGCAGCAGTAAGAGTGACCTGTGTGGGGCGCGACGCCGCCAGCAACTCGCGCTGCGAGCGCACGGAAACATACTCACCGGCACCCATGGACAGGGCGCCGGCCAGCAGGCCCGCGAGGCCGCTGAACAGGACGAATGCGCTGGAGACGCCGGTCGCACCGATGCCCATCACGAGGGCGAGGTTGCTCACCAGGCCGTCATTGGCACCGAATACCGCGGCGCGGAAATTGCCGGAGAGCCGGTTGCGGCCCCGGGTGGCCAGTCCACGCACGACTTCCTCGTGAATCTGCTCATCGGCGGCCATCGCGTTGGTGGCGGAAGGATCGTCGGCATATGGGGAGCGAGCCTCTGCGCGCTGTGCCAGCGCGAGAACGAACACGGATCCGAAGCGGCGGGCGAGAAAGCCGAGGACCACATTGCGCAGCGAGGGGTGAAGGGGCTTGCCGACGTCGTCGCCCAGCAGGCGGAGCCAGTGCTGTTCGTGGCGGGCCTCCGCCTGGGCCAGCGCCAGCAGGATCTCCTGCTCCTCGCCGGTTCGTTTGCGCGCCAGGTAGCGGTAGGTCGCTGCCTCTGCGCGCTCATCGGCCAGGTACTGCCGCCAGCGCTTGATGTCGGCGGGTGTCCGGGTTGCCTGGGGGGTCACAGCCGGCTCCTCATTCCTAGGGGGGCCAGGGCAACTGGAGAGCTCCGGCCATTAACGAATCCATGGCCGAAGGTCTCGTTCGCCGCAACGCGGTGGATTGCCGGGCATCATCAGCGATAGCCAGTATGTCGACAGGCCTCGGAGTCCAGGACTCCGGAACTACTCCCCTTCGCAGATACCCATGCTACCCGCTTCCACCGGCGCAGCCGGACAAAGCCTGCCTTCGGGAACCCACCAGGCGCTGTACTGGCTACGATGAGTCGGTGGACAGCTCACCCAGTACGAACGAAAACGGCCGACGCGGACTCGCAGCGCGGCTGCTGCGCGGGGGAAGCGAGCCGGATCCCCGGTTCACGCTGGCGAACGAGCGCACGTTCCTGGCCTGGATCCGTACCTCCCTGGCATTGATGGCGGGCGGGATCGCCGTGGAGGCCTTCACCACGGACATCTTTGTTCCCGAGATGCGTGCCACCCTGGCCGTCCTCCTGCTGCTGCTTGCCATGATCATCGCGTCCGTTGCCTGCTTCCGGTGGCTCAATGTGGAACGCGCGATGCGCCACGGAACGCCGCTGCCGCTGCCGTTCCTCGCTCCGTTGCTGGCCATCGGCGGCGCAGTCGCGGCCGCCGTCGTCATTGTTTTTGTACTTCTGCGGCTGAGCTGACATGTCCGTAGTCACCCGGGATCCGGGCCTGCAGCCCGAACGGACGTCGCTGGCATGGGGGCGAACGATGACTGCGATGGTGGCGGCCAGCCTGCTGTTCCTGCGCTGGGTGCCGACCCACGGGTGGTTCGCAGGGATCCTGGTGCTGACGGCGCTCGCCGCAGCAATGGGGATCTATGTCAGCCAACGCGTGAGGTATGCGCGGAGCGTTGCGGGAGTGTCGCGCGGCCAGGTCAAGGCCGATGTCTTCGCTGTTCTCTGTACCTCTGCTGTGGTGTTCGTCCTGGGCGGACTGGGCATCTACACAGTCCTGTTCCTGCCGCTGTAGGTGTGTTCCAAGCATGGTCTAGGCATGTTCCGGCCGGTGCGGTGCTCCGCGTAGGGTAGGAAGGGATCCCCTTCCGACAGCGCATGTCCTTCTCAGTGTGCCCTGCAACAGCATGCCCCCTACGAACCGCGAGGAAGAAGAGCCGGTGGAATACCGACGCGATATCAGCCCAGAACAGAGCCAATCGAGTCCCTGGCGGGACGGCCTCGGCCGCGCCAGCATCCGCAGCGCCCAACTGCTCCTTCTCATCACAGTGATTGTGGTGTCTATTTTTGGGCTTATCCAGATCCGGCTGGTGGTCATCCCGCTGTTGCTGGCTCTGATCCTTGCTGCCGCCATCGGGCCGCTCGTCAATATGCTGCGCCGCCGGGGCTGGCCGAGTGCCCTTGCGACGGCGTCGTCCTTCCTCCTGCTGCTGGTGGTGCTCGGCGCGGTGGTCACCTTGATCGTGGTCGCGGTGCGAAGCCAGCTTGACGAGCTGATTCAGCGCGCCAACGAGGGCTTCGGGCAGATCGACGACTTCATCCGAACGGGTCCCATACCGATCGACCAGGGACAGATTGAGGAAGCCCGGCAGTCCATCATCGATTTCGCAACAAGCTCGGCCGTTGGAACCACTGCCCTCACCGGCGTCACCGCGGCAGGGGAATTCCTCACCGGTGCCGTGCTGATGCTGGTCATCCTCTTCTTCTTCCTGAAGGACGGCGACCGGATCTGGAGCTTCCTGCTGCGCGGATTCCGGGGCGAGCGGCTGCGCCGGGCACAGCGGATGGGGCACCGGAGCCTTGCGGTTCTCGGCGGCTACGTCCGCGGGACCGCAATCATTGCCCTCGTGGACTCTGTGTTCATCGGTATCGCACTGCTGATCCTCGGTGTTCCCCTTGCTATCCCTCTTGCCGTGATCGTGTTCATCGGTTCCTTTGTTCCGCTGGTCGGAGCCTTCGTCGCCGGCGGACTTGCCGCACTCGTGGCGCTGGTCGCCAACGGTCCCTTCGTGGCACTGATGGTGATCATCGTCGTCGTGGTGGTGAACCAGCTCGAGGGCAACTTCCTTCAGCCCGTTGTGATGGGACGCTCCCTGAACATCCACGCGCTGGTGATCCTCCTCGCCCTGACCGCCGGAACCATCCTGGCCGGTATCACCGGCGCCATCCTGGCAGTGCCGGTTGCCGCCGTCGTCTGGGCTGCAATCAAGGCCTGGCATGAGGACGAACCGAAGCCCGTTGATGCCGAGCCGACGCCGGAAACAGGCGGCGACGCGCACCAGCTGACGGTGAAGGAAACCACGTAGGCTGGAGTCGCGCGATCCGGGGGCACCCACGTCTGAGGCCTCCCATGCGCTTGGACCCTGCAGCGGAAGGACCGGACGTTGAAGGCTTTGCCAGTAGAACCGAGCAACGCGCCGGTCGCGATCGGTTCGCGCATCCGGTCCGCGCGGCAGGCCCAGCGTATGACCATCGAGCAGGTTGCCGATTCGACCGGGCTCACCAAGGGGTTTCTCAGCCGGGTGGAGCGTGACCTGACATCGCCGTCGGTGGCATCCCTGGTAACGCTGTGCCAGGTGCTGTCCATCTCGATCGGTGATCTTTTCACGGCTCCGGAAACGCATGTGACCAGGCTCGACGAAGCCCCGAAGGTGAGCCTGGGCGGCGAGGGAATCAACGAACGCCTGCTGACCGCACGTTCCGAGCGGCGGCTCCAGATGATCCGTGCCGTCATCGAGCCGAACGGCCGGGGCGAGCAGGACCTCTATTCAGTCGATTGCGAGGTGGAGACCCTGCACATCATCGCCGGACGCTTCGAACTGATCTTCTCCAACGAGCGCTACGAGCTTGAGGCCGGTGACACCATCACCTTCCCGGGACGCGAACCGCACACCTGGATCAATCCCACGGACCAGGAAGCAGTAGTCCTCTGGACACTGGTTCCGGCGGCCTCACGCGGCTGATTCCTGCCTTACCGGGATACCAAGTCGGCTTATGGAATACTGACGAACGACGGCGGTCCAGACCGGACCGCGGCCCTGTGACCAGAATTCGCGGTCGGCGGCGCCTGCGCCCCCGACTTCGCTGCCTCACAGATCCGCCCGCGCCGACGATGGCGCGCTAGTTTGTGAAGGGACTGAAGCAATGAAGACTTCTCGGACCGCCGCAGCGTTTGCGGCGGCTACTACCATCGCACTGACGGCCACTGCATGCGGCGGAGGCGGCGGAGGAACTCCCGACAACGGTGAAGAGGTTGACTACGGGGCAGCGCTTTCGGGAACCATGACCACCGGCGGCTTCACCCTCGGTGACGAGGTTGCCACTTCCCGCGCTGACTTCGCCACGGCAGCCCTCGAGGAGGACGGCGTCGAGGTCCAGATCAACGAGGGCAACTTCGATCCGCAGCGCTTCGCGGCGCAGGCCGCGAGCGGAAGCCTTCCCGACCTGGTGGTCATGGACCGCCAGTACGTTGCCACCTACGCAGCCCGCGGACTCATCGAACCGGTCGACCAGTGCTTCACGACGCACAACGTGAACGCCGAAGAACACTACTATCCCGCCGTCCTGCAGGATGTGACCTACAACGACCAGATGTACGGCATTCCGCAGTTCTGGCAGCCCTGGGCGATCATCACCAACAACCGGGTCATGGAAGAAGCCGGCGTCACTGTTGAGGATCTGGACACCTCCAACCCGGACGGCGTCCTTGCCGCAGCCGAGTCCATGTACGCGGCGGACGGCGACACACCCACCCGTCTCGGTTTCGATCCGCAGATGCCCTCGCAGGCACCGGTCTGGTTCGCGGCCTTCGGCGGCAGGATCATGGACGAGACAGGCAAGCCCACCCTTGACGACCCCGCCAACGTGGAAGCACTGACGTGGCTCAAGTCCATCTACGACGCCCAGGGCGGATACGAACCCGCCTACAGCTTCAGCCAGACCTGGGATTTCTTCGGCGAGAACAACCAGTTCGTGGCCGATCAGGTGGGCGCCGGACTGTACGCCCAGTGGTACCCGAATGTCCTGTCGGATTTCGCGGACCAGCTTGAGGTGTCCGGGACACCGCTGCGGAACCAGGACGGCGACCCGATCGCTGTGGCGGGCGGCCAGTCCTACGTCATCCCGACCGGTGCCAAGAACAAGGCCGCGGCCTGCAAGTGGGCGGTCTCCAACACCTCCGACGAGGCGTGGATGGCGGCGGCAGAAGCCCGCGTGCAGGGGCTCGAAGAGGGCGGGATGTTCACCGGTATCTTCACAGGCTCTAAGACCGCGGACCAGATGATCCGGGACGAGTACCTCCAGCCCACCGGCAATGAGGGCTTCGATCAACTGATCGACTCCTACTACCAGGCGCTGGAGAACGGTGTACCGCTTGGATCCTCCCCGGCCGGCCTGGAGATCCAGACCGAGCTCCAGAACGCCATGGCCCCAGCCATGTCCGGAGACAAGACAGTGGAGGAAGCGCTGGGAGACGCACAGGCTGCGGCCATGCTGGTGTACGAGCAGGCGACCGCCGGCGCCCAGTAACGCGCGCGTCGTCGTACGCGTCCAGCGCCGCGCGCGAAAGGAGGGTGGGACCCACACGGGTCCCACCCTCCTTCTTTGCGTTCATTTCGCAGGACACATCCCGTATGACGCTGCATAAGGGGTGTGTCCTGCCAACTCAACGCGGGTGGGATCAGCCCTTGCGGCCCTGGCCCGCGAGCCCCTCGATGAAGTAGCGCTGGCCGAAGGCGAAGAGGATCAGCATCGGCAGCGTGACCAGCAGGGCGGCTGTCATGACGTACTGGTAATCCGCCTGGCCGCCCGAGGTGGGACTGAACAGCGACATGGCGTAGGAGATGCCGAGCGGGACGGTGAATTCGGACGGGTCGCCGAAGTTCAGGTAGATCAGGGGAGCCTGCAGGTTGTTCCAGCTGGCCTGAAACTCGAAGATGAACACGATGATGAAGGACGGAATGGACAGCGGCATCGCTATCCGCCAGAACAGGCCGAAGTAGCTGCAGCCGTCAATGCGGGCCGCCTCGAAGATATCCCGCGGGAGCCCGAGGAAAAACTGCCGCTGCAGGAAGATGTAGAACGCTGAGCCGAACAGGTTCGCGCCCCACAGCGGAACCGTGGTGCCCAGGAAGCCGAGTTCCTTCCAGATCAGGTAAGTGGGAATCATGGTGACGGCGCCGGGCAGCATCATCGTTCCCAGCACCAGCCCGAACAGCAAATTCCGGAACGGGAAGCGGAAGTAGGCGAACCCGAATGCGACGAGCGAACTGGAGAACGTCACCAGGCCCGCCGCGAGCAGCGCAATGATGATGCTGTTGGACATCCAGGAGAGCAGGGGCAGTTGCTGCCAGACCTCCACGTAGTTGTCGAACACCCAGACGTCGGGGATGAGCCGGTTGTCGAAGACGTCCTGCCGCGGCTTGAAACTCGCGGCGAGCAGCCAGACGAACGGGTAAAGGAAGAGGGCTGAAAAGCCGAGCAGGAGAGCCCAGAGGATTATCCGACCGACGACGCTGCGCGGCTTGTACCAGGGAAAGGACGGGGTGGGATTGGCCGCGGACTTCCTTCTCGGGTCTGATTCGACGACCGCCTGCGGCTGTGAATTGATGACCGATGCCATGCTTACCGTCCCCCCTCGTAGTAGACGAACTTGTTGCCGAAGCGGACCTGGAAGATCGTGATCAGGAGGATGATGACGAAGAGAAGCCACGCGATGGCGGCGGCGAATCCCATGTTGAACTGCTGGAAGGCCTGCTGGAACAGGTACACGCCGACGAAGAGGGCGGCGTCCGGCGACCCGCTCTGGGTGTCGCGGTAGAAGAGCAGGAACGCCTGGTCGAACACCTGCAGCGCCGCGATGGTCAGGACGATCGTGCAGAAGAACAGCGCATTGGAGATCATGGGCAGGGTCACGGAGAAGAACTGTCGGACCGAGCCGGCGCCGTCGAGCGCTGCTGCCTCGTAAAGGTCCTGCGGAACGTTCTTCAACGCGGCCAGCAGGATCAGCATGGTTCCGCTGACGCTCCACAGGCCGATGATGATGATGGACGGTTTCATCCAGTCGGGGTCGATAAGCCACTGCGGCCCGTCAATGCCGAACCAGCCGAGGAAGGTGTTGATGGCGCCTGAGTTGCCGTTGAGGAGCAGCAGGAAGATGGACGCTGCGGCCACGGACGGCGTCATCTTCGGCAGGTAGTAGATGATGCGGAAGATGCCTGCGCCACGGTCGGGAATCCGATGCAGGAGGTAGGCGAGCAGCAGGGCGAAGCAGATCTCGAGCGGCACCGAAAGGACGGCGTAGTACAGGGTGTTGCCGAGGGAGGTCAGGACCTTCGGGTCCTCCAGCAGCAGCTCGTAGTTCCGAATACCCACGGGTGTGGCGGTGTCGGTGGAGAGGTCGTAATTGGTGAAGGAGATGACGAGGCTGTAGATCATGGCGCCGAGCGTGAAGACCAGGAAGCCGATCACCCAGGGCAGGATGAACAGGTATCCCGCCCTCGCCTCACTGTTGAACGGTTCCTTGATCCAGCCGGGGCGTTTCTGCCGTCTCTTCCGGTGGGATTCGATCGCTGTGGCCACGCTGCACCTCCTTCATGTTCGGCGGGTTGCTTGGAACAAGAGTAGGCCATAAGCCTGCTTTGCTTGCCGTATGGATCTTCCAATTGGCGAGCCGATGGGCTATACGCGGATTGTGCAGTCACGGTAGCCTGAGCGCGGATTCCCAAACGTCAGGAGCACCCGTGGACTGGACCCTGGAAGTTGTGATTGTGCCGGTGAGTGACATAGCCCGGTCGATCGAGTTCTACCGTGACAAGGTGGGTTTCGCGCAGGATTTCGAGACCGACGCCGGTGGCATGCACTTCACGCAGCTGACTCCGCGCGGGTCGGGCTGCTCGATAGTGTTCGGCAACGGTCCGGGCATGAATGCGATGCAGCCCGGCACCCTGAAGGGACTGCAGTTGGTGGTGTCGGACGTCAACGCCGCCCGCGAGGAGCTGCAGGGCCGCGGGGTGGAAGTCAGTGACATCAACGTCCTCGACGAGCGCGACGGCGGCACCTTCTTCGGCTTCGATGATCCGGATGGCAATTCCTGGGCGGTGCAACAGATCAAGGCCCGGGCAGAGAAGCCGCTGCTTCCACGGTCCTAGCTGTTCTCCTGTTTCAGCTTGCGCCAGCCTCCGGCGCGGTTGTTGGCGATATCTGCCGAAACATGGTCAGCAGCGCCGGGGCATTCACGGAATCTCCCTCGTAAAAAGCAACGGTTCGGGCGGTCTTGTTGTCGTGGCCTCCTGTGATGATGCCTTCCGGATCAGGCACTATCGCGCCGTCGTACAGGAAGACGTTCAGATGGTCTTTCGTCGTGAGGAAGGCACAGATGTTCCCCCTCAGCACGAAGTAGGGCTGCACCGTCCGCTTGATGGTCTCCTCGACCTCCGGATCAGCCGCGTGCACCAGGTCACGCACTTCGGCGGCAATGTCCCGCTGCCACTCCGCCAGCGAAGCCAGGTAGGCGTCGACTCTTGCGTCCTTGAGGTACGGCATTCCGCCCTCCTGAAGAGTTGCATAACGGGCGAGTGTCCCGGTTTGCCCGCTTTCTAGCGCGTTGTGGCCACTATTGTGCTGCTGCAGACACCCGGCGTCGAGCCTGCTGCGCAGTTCGGCCAGGAGAAGTTGAGCAGACTGGCCCGGGTGCCTTCCGCCTTGACGGGGACCCCACCCAGAAGTAGCGTTTTGAAAACACTTGATTCCTATAAGGAAACGACTGTGCGTGTGCACCGGTCGCTGAAGGAGACTCATGGAAGAGCTGCGCGTAACAGCCGGCGACAAGCTGGGCCCGATCGACTCGGCCCGCATTCCGCGCTTCGCCGGAGCGGCCACCTTCGCGCGCCTCCCGCGGCTGGATCAGGTGCCGAGGGCGGACATCGCCGTCGTCGGTGTGCCCTTCGATTCAGGCGTCTCCTACCGGCCCGGCGCCCGCTTCGGGGCCAACCATGTCCGCGAGGCGTCCCGGCTCCTGCGCCCGTACAATCCGGCGCTGGACATCTCGCCCTTCGAGCGGGTCCAGGTGGCCGACGCCGGAGACATGGCCGTAAATCCCTTCAACATCCATGAAGCCTTGGACACCATCCAGCAGAATGCCCTGGATCTAACGCACGACGGCGCCCGCCTGGTCACGCTCGGCGGTGACCACACGATTGCCCTGCCTCTGCTGCGCGCGGCTTCGGAGCGGGCCGGGGCACCCGTCGCGCTGCTGCACTTCGATGCCCACCTTGATACCTGGGATACCTACTTCGGCGCCGAGTACACGCACGGCACTCCGTTCCGCAGGGCTGTGGAGGAAGGGATCCTGGACACGGAGGCCATCTCGCACGTCGGCACGCGGGGGCCGCTGTACGGCGTGAAGGATCTTGAGGACGACCGGCGGTTCGGCTTCGGCATCCACACCTCCTCGGATGTGTTCCGGCATGGCGTGGACGAGACCGTTGCGCGGCTCCGCGACAGGATCGGCAACCGGCCGTTGTACGTCTCCATCGACATCGATGTCCTCGATCCCGCGCACGCACCGGGCACCGGCACTCCCGAAGCCGGCGGACTCACCAGCCGGGAGCTGCTCGAGATCCTCCGCGGCCTGCGCGGCCTGAACATGATCGGTGCCGACGTCGTGGAAGTTGCTCCCGCCTACGATCATGCCGAGCTCACCGGCGTGGCGGCCTCGCATGTGGCCTACGATCTGGTGAGTCTGATGGCCTATGAAATCTCGACTGAATTCTCAACCGGAAAGAGCGCTGATGCAGTCCGTTGAAAGCGACGCGACCGTTCCTCCGCAGCCGGTCTCGGGCCAGCGCAACGGCGGAGACCTCGTCATAGAAACGCTGACCGCACTGGGTGCGACCACCGTCTTCGGCATCCCAGGCCAGCACGCCCTCGGGCTCTTTGACGCTCTCTCCCGCTCCAGCCTGCAGTTCGTCTCAAGCCGGGTCGAAAACAACTCAGCCTTCGCCGCCGACGGATTTTCCCGCGCCACCGGAGAGGTCGGCGTCCTCTTCCTCTCCACAGGACCCGGGGCGCTCA of Arthrobacter sp. JZ12 contains these proteins:
- a CDS encoding glycosyltransferase translates to MSRRWSGEWGHAHGHGEDRPELEVLIPSFGRPAELAVTLSGLAAQDGPDFAVILSDQSGEPVWQEPAVQAMVRLLRAQGRPVRLERNVPRRGLAQQRQFLLELSAAPEVLFLDNDVWLEPGMLARMHEALASSGCGFVGAAVQGLSYLDDYREHELQPLELWDGPVEPERIRPGAPGFERWTLHNAANLVHAAAALDVPEGGWRLYKVAWVGACVLFNREVLTECGGFDFWEQLPTEHAGEDVAAQWRVMERYGGAGILPSGAVHLESPTTIPDRSTDAPSVVLADKH
- a CDS encoding VIT1/CCC1 family protein, with the translated sequence MTPQATRTPADIKRWRQYLADERAEAATYRYLARKRTGEEQEILLALAQAEARHEQHWLRLLGDDVGKPLHPSLRNVVLGFLARRFGSVFVLALAQRAEARSPYADDPSATNAMAADEQIHEEVVRGLATRGRNRLSGNFRAAVFGANDGLVSNLALVMGIGATGVSSAFVLFSGLAGLLAGALSMGAGEYVSVRSQRELLAASRPTQVTLTAAKELDIDANELVLVYRARGMSLEAAEHRAAERMGQFSCDCDPSLSLHPEREEQQDEHETVGTGMGAAAASFCFFASGAIIPVLPYLFGLTGVTAVIVACTLVGLALLATGAVVGLLSGASPLKRALRQLAIGLGAAAATYLLGLAFGVSVA
- a CDS encoding YidH family protein, coding for MDSSPSTNENGRRGLAARLLRGGSEPDPRFTLANERTFLAWIRTSLALMAGGIAVEAFTTDIFVPEMRATLAVLLLLLAMIIASVACFRWLNVERAMRHGTPLPLPFLAPLLAIGGAVAAAVVIVFVLLRLS
- a CDS encoding DUF202 domain-containing protein — encoded protein: MSVVTRDPGLQPERTSLAWGRTMTAMVAASLLFLRWVPTHGWFAGILVLTALAAAMGIYVSQRVRYARSVAGVSRGQVKADVFAVLCTSAVVFVLGGLGIYTVLFLPL
- a CDS encoding AI-2E family transporter; protein product: MPPTNREEEEPVEYRRDISPEQSQSSPWRDGLGRASIRSAQLLLLITVIVVSIFGLIQIRLVVIPLLLALILAAAIGPLVNMLRRRGWPSALATASSFLLLLVVLGAVVTLIVVAVRSQLDELIQRANEGFGQIDDFIRTGPIPIDQGQIEEARQSIIDFATSSAVGTTALTGVTAAGEFLTGAVLMLVILFFFLKDGDRIWSFLLRGFRGERLRRAQRMGHRSLAVLGGYVRGTAIIALVDSVFIGIALLILGVPLAIPLAVIVFIGSFVPLVGAFVAGGLAALVALVANGPFVALMVIIVVVVVNQLEGNFLQPVVMGRSLNIHALVILLALTAGTILAGITGAILAVPVAAVVWAAIKAWHEDEPKPVDAEPTPETGGDAHQLTVKETT
- a CDS encoding cupin domain-containing protein, yielding MKALPVEPSNAPVAIGSRIRSARQAQRMTIEQVADSTGLTKGFLSRVERDLTSPSVASLVTLCQVLSISIGDLFTAPETHVTRLDEAPKVSLGGEGINERLLTARSERRLQMIRAVIEPNGRGEQDLYSVDCEVETLHIIAGRFELIFSNERYELEAGDTITFPGREPHTWINPTDQEAVVLWTLVPAASRG
- a CDS encoding extracellular solute-binding protein, with protein sequence MKTSRTAAAFAAATTIALTATACGGGGGGTPDNGEEVDYGAALSGTMTTGGFTLGDEVATSRADFATAALEEDGVEVQINEGNFDPQRFAAQAASGSLPDLVVMDRQYVATYAARGLIEPVDQCFTTHNVNAEEHYYPAVLQDVTYNDQMYGIPQFWQPWAIITNNRVMEEAGVTVEDLDTSNPDGVLAAAESMYAADGDTPTRLGFDPQMPSQAPVWFAAFGGRIMDETGKPTLDDPANVEALTWLKSIYDAQGGYEPAYSFSQTWDFFGENNQFVADQVGAGLYAQWYPNVLSDFADQLEVSGTPLRNQDGDPIAVAGGQSYVIPTGAKNKAAACKWAVSNTSDEAWMAAAEARVQGLEEGGMFTGIFTGSKTADQMIRDEYLQPTGNEGFDQLIDSYYQALENGVPLGSSPAGLEIQTELQNAMAPAMSGDKTVEEALGDAQAAAMLVYEQATAGAQ
- a CDS encoding carbohydrate ABC transporter permease — translated: MASVINSQPQAVVESDPRRKSAANPTPSFPWYKPRSVVGRIILWALLLGFSALFLYPFVWLLAASFKPRQDVFDNRLIPDVWVFDNYVEVWQQLPLLSWMSNSIIIALLAAGLVTFSSSLVAFGFAYFRFPFRNLLFGLVLGTMMLPGAVTMIPTYLIWKELGFLGTTVPLWGANLFGSAFYIFLQRQFFLGLPRDIFEAARIDGCSYFGLFWRIAMPLSIPSFIIVFIFEFQASWNNLQAPLIYLNFGDPSEFTVPLGISYAMSLFSPTSGGQADYQYVMTAALLVTLPMLILFAFGQRYFIEGLAGQGRKG
- a CDS encoding sugar ABC transporter permease, whose protein sequence is MKEPFNSEARAGYLFILPWVIGFLVFTLGAMIYSLVISFTNYDLSTDTATPVGIRNYELLLEDPKVLTSLGNTLYYAVLSVPLEICFALLLAYLLHRIPDRGAGIFRIIYYLPKMTPSVAAASIFLLLLNGNSGAINTFLGWFGIDGPQWLIDPDWMKPSIIIIGLWSVSGTMLILLAALKNVPQDLYEAAALDGAGSVRQFFSVTLPMISNALFFCTIVLTIAALQVFDQAFLLFYRDTQSGSPDAALFVGVYLFQQAFQQFNMGFAAAIAWLLFVIILLITIFQVRFGNKFVYYEGGR
- a CDS encoding VOC family protein, with amino-acid sequence MDWTLEVVIVPVSDIARSIEFYRDKVGFAQDFETDAGGMHFTQLTPRGSGCSIVFGNGPGMNAMQPGTLKGLQLVVSDVNAAREELQGRGVEVSDINVLDERDGGTFFGFDDPDGNSWAVQQIKARAEKPLLPRS
- a CDS encoding DUF1801 domain-containing protein translates to MPYLKDARVDAYLASLAEWQRDIAAEVRDLVHAADPEVEETIKRTVQPYFVLRGNICAFLTTKDHLNVFLYDGAIVPDPEGIITGGHDNKTARTVAFYEGDSVNAPALLTMFRQISPTTAPEAGAS
- the speB gene encoding agmatinase, which gives rise to MEELRVTAGDKLGPIDSARIPRFAGAATFARLPRLDQVPRADIAVVGVPFDSGVSYRPGARFGANHVREASRLLRPYNPALDISPFERVQVADAGDMAVNPFNIHEALDTIQQNALDLTHDGARLVTLGGDHTIALPLLRAASERAGAPVALLHFDAHLDTWDTYFGAEYTHGTPFRRAVEEGILDTEAISHVGTRGPLYGVKDLEDDRRFGFGIHTSSDVFRHGVDETVARLRDRIGNRPLYVSIDIDVLDPAHAPGTGTPEAGGLTSRELLEILRGLRGLNMIGADVVEVAPAYDHAELTGVAASHVAYDLVSLMAYEISTEFSTGKSADAVR